A genomic window from Rhizobium sp. 007 includes:
- the mgtE gene encoding magnesium transporter, whose protein sequence is MTETGEDDRIRRRPDDEGADIYDEDGNVRSDFLALVGAAIADRDTIFLRQNVARLHESEIGDLLESIQPDQRLALVRLLGDDFDMTALTEVDETIRREIVDQIPNEQIAAAIGDLDSDDAVYILEDLDKEDREEILAQLPFTERVRLRRALDYPESSAGRRMQTEFVAVPPFWTVGQTIDYMREEEDLPYSFTQIFVIDPTFKLLGAVDLDQILRTKRQTKIEAIMRETTHPIPAEMDQEEAAQLFEQYDLLSAAVVDENERLVGVLTIDDVVDVIHEEADEDIKRLGGVGDEELSDNVISTVRSRFLWLMINLGTAMLSASVIGLFDASIEKMIALAVLMPIVASMGGNAGTQTMTVTVRALATRDLDIYNAGRIIRREAGVGIMNGIVFASIMGTIAGAWFHDYQLGMVIGAAMIINLVAAALAGILLPLLLDKVGADPAIASSVFVTTVTDCTGFFAFLGIATWWFGI, encoded by the coding sequence ATGACGGAAACCGGAGAAGACGACCGCATCCGCAGACGTCCGGACGACGAAGGAGCCGACATCTACGACGAGGACGGCAATGTCCGCAGCGACTTTCTGGCGCTTGTCGGCGCTGCCATCGCCGACCGCGATACGATTTTTCTCCGGCAGAACGTCGCGCGTCTTCACGAGTCCGAAATAGGCGACCTGCTGGAATCGATCCAGCCGGATCAGCGTCTAGCGCTTGTCCGCCTCCTCGGCGACGATTTCGACATGACGGCGCTGACGGAGGTCGATGAAACGATCCGTCGCGAAATTGTCGATCAGATACCGAACGAGCAGATTGCCGCTGCAATCGGCGACCTCGATTCGGACGACGCTGTCTACATCCTCGAGGACCTGGACAAGGAAGACCGGGAAGAAATTCTGGCGCAGCTGCCGTTCACCGAGCGGGTGCGCCTGCGTAGGGCACTGGATTACCCGGAAAGCTCTGCCGGCCGCCGCATGCAGACGGAATTCGTGGCGGTGCCGCCATTCTGGACTGTCGGTCAGACGATCGACTATATGCGCGAAGAGGAGGACCTGCCTTATTCCTTCACGCAGATCTTCGTTATCGACCCGACCTTCAAGCTGCTCGGCGCCGTCGATCTCGACCAGATTCTCCGCACCAAGCGGCAGACAAAAATCGAAGCGATCATGCGCGAGACGACCCATCCGATTCCAGCCGAGATGGACCAGGAAGAGGCGGCGCAGCTCTTCGAGCAATACGACCTTCTCTCAGCCGCCGTCGTGGACGAGAACGAGCGTCTTGTCGGTGTTCTTACCATCGACGATGTAGTCGACGTCATTCACGAGGAAGCGGATGAGGACATCAAACGCCTCGGCGGCGTCGGTGACGAAGAGCTGTCCGACAATGTCATATCGACCGTCCGCTCGCGCTTCCTTTGGCTGATGATCAATCTCGGCACGGCGATGCTTTCGGCCAGTGTCATCGGCCTCTTCGACGCCTCGATCGAGAAGATGATCGCGCTTGCCGTACTGATGCCAATCGTGGCCTCCATGGGAGGCAATGCCGGCACGCAGACGATGACCGTGACCGTGCGCGCGCTCGCGACCCGCGACCTCGACATATACAATGCCGGCCGCATCATCCGCAGGGAGGCGGGCGTCGGGATCATGAACGGCATCGTCTTTGCCAGCATCATGGGCACGATTGCCGGCGCGTGGTTCCACGACTACCAGCTTGGTATGGTCATCGGCGCCGCCATGATCATCAATCTGGTGGCTGCGGCGCTGGCGGGCATTCTTTTGCCGCTTCTTCTGGATAAAGTCGGCGCGGACCCGGCTATTGCGTCGTCCGTTTTCGTAACCACCGTCACCGACTGCACAGGCTTCTTCGCTTTCCTCGGTATCGCCACCTGGTGGTTCGGTATCTGA
- a CDS encoding peptide deformylase: MAIRPILRYPHPGLKTVCEPVAVFDSALRRLADDLLETMRVSPGVGITAAHVGVFLRVVVIELNKADGVRIFINPHIISVSDELMRQTEGSVSMPGVTDEVTRPRAVRFRYQDINGVQHEEHADGFLAICIQHEVDQLDGIFWLQRLSKLKRDRLIRKWEKATL; the protein is encoded by the coding sequence ATGGCCATTCGCCCCATTCTTCGCTATCCGCATCCCGGCCTGAAGACAGTCTGCGAACCGGTGGCGGTCTTCGATTCGGCACTGCGTCGGCTTGCTGACGATCTGCTGGAGACGATGCGCGTGTCACCCGGCGTCGGCATCACGGCCGCCCATGTCGGCGTCTTCCTGCGGGTGGTGGTGATCGAGCTCAACAAGGCGGACGGGGTTCGGATCTTTATCAACCCCCATATCATTTCGGTTTCGGATGAACTCATGCGCCAGACCGAAGGAAGCGTGTCGATGCCGGGCGTGACCGACGAGGTGACGAGACCCCGCGCAGTCCGTTTCCGCTACCAGGACATCAACGGTGTCCAGCATGAAGAGCATGCCGATGGCTTCCTGGCGATTTGCATTCAGCACGAAGTCGACCAGCTTGACGGAATTTTCTGGCTTCAGCGCCTGTCGAAGCTGAAGCGCGACCGCCTGATCCGGAAATGGGAAAAAGCGACGCTGTGA
- a CDS encoding BON domain-containing protein produces MPKKNDKTTFSREDDYRDYEERNLDDGWPYSDEAGARSPEPQNRAYGETPANFDREPNSGFRVDGTDEDGNENRLKDSLRADTIHRDESDDLEARVTENLENIPDLNLDSIDVHADGHTVTLEGAVETIGMARKVELGALSVDGVHHIRNRLETIGVDSHLSDED; encoded by the coding sequence ATGCCAAAGAAGAACGACAAGACCACCTTTTCGCGCGAAGACGATTATCGCGATTACGAAGAACGCAATCTTGACGACGGCTGGCCCTACTCCGACGAAGCAGGTGCGCGATCGCCTGAACCGCAAAATCGAGCCTACGGCGAAACGCCCGCAAACTTCGATCGCGAGCCTAACAGCGGCTTTCGCGTTGACGGCACGGACGAAGACGGAAACGAAAACCGGCTCAAGGATTCGCTCAGGGCCGATACGATCCATCGCGACGAAAGCGATGACCTTGAAGCGCGCGTGACGGAGAACCTGGAAAACATCCCGGATCTGAACCTCGACAGCATCGATGTTCACGCCGACGGCCATACCGTAACGCTGGAAGGCGCGGTCGAGACCATCGGAATGGCCCGGAAGGTCGAACTCGGTGCCCTTTCAGTTGATGGCGTCCACCATATCCGCAACCGGCTGGAAACGATCGGTGTTGATTCGCATCTATCGGACGAGGATTGA
- the lipB gene encoding lipoyl(octanoyl) transferase LipB, whose translation MLRTDLQFSMFPLAGSKPVRWRISDGLIPYSEAVETMEREVALIAEGGDELVWLVEHPPLYTAGTSANAKDLVQPDRFPVFATGRGGEYTYHGPGQRVAYVMLDLKRRRQDVRAFVVALEEVVILTLDSMNVRGERREDRVGVWVRRPEKPHLPDGSMSEDKIAALGIRLRRWVTFHGLSLNVDPDLDHFTGIVPCGISAYGVTSLVDLGLPVMMADVDIRLREAFESVFGKTVGER comes from the coding sequence ATGCTGCGCACCGATCTACAATTCTCGATGTTTCCGCTTGCAGGCTCAAAGCCGGTGCGTTGGCGCATCTCCGATGGTCTCATTCCTTATAGCGAAGCCGTCGAGACGATGGAGCGCGAGGTGGCCCTGATCGCCGAGGGCGGCGACGAGCTTGTCTGGCTTGTCGAGCATCCGCCCCTCTATACGGCAGGCACCAGCGCCAATGCGAAGGACCTTGTGCAGCCGGACCGTTTTCCGGTTTTTGCGACCGGCCGCGGCGGCGAATACACTTATCATGGCCCCGGCCAGCGCGTTGCCTATGTGATGCTTGATCTCAAACGCCGGCGGCAGGATGTCCGCGCCTTCGTCGTGGCGCTTGAAGAAGTGGTGATCCTTACGCTCGATTCGATGAATGTACGCGGCGAGCGGCGCGAGGACCGCGTCGGCGTCTGGGTGAGACGGCCGGAGAAACCGCATCTTCCGGACGGCAGCATGAGCGAGGACAAGATTGCTGCGCTCGGCATCCGGCTTCGCAGATGGGTGACGTTTCACGGCTTGTCGCTCAATGTCGATCCCGACCTCGACCATTTTACCGGCATCGTACCCTGCGGGATTTCTGCCTACGGCGTGACGAGCCTTGTCGATCTCGGCCTGCCGGTGATGATGGCGGATGTGGATATCCGCCTGCGCGAAGCCTTCGAATCGGTCTTCGGCAAAACGGTGGGCGAACGCTAG
- a CDS encoding DMT family transporter: MSQEQSPHNPLQGMVIMAGAMVVLPAMDAIAKYMATFEAMSPGQVTFYRFFFQVACTLPILLAVFRWKALSAKRPWMNLLRGALHGAASLLFFVAVKYMPLADVFAIYFVEPFMLTALSALFLGDKVGWRRWAAIVVGFAGAMIVIQPSYEIFGLKALLPVLCAFLFSLYLFLNRAIGEADSPLTMQTLAGIGGMLFMGAALLGGNALSMPDFEMSLPSSVLGLVLLLVLGTISGYAHMLIVRAFRLAPLSLLAPFQYFEIISATVLGYALFNDFPNFSKWIGIFIIVASGLFIIWRERVQSRSLKSSETPA; this comes from the coding sequence ATGTCCCAAGAACAATCTCCGCATAATCCGCTTCAAGGCATGGTCATCATGGCCGGCGCCATGGTCGTCCTGCCCGCCATGGACGCGATCGCCAAATACATGGCGACCTTCGAGGCGATGTCACCGGGGCAGGTGACATTCTATCGCTTCTTCTTTCAGGTCGCCTGCACGCTTCCTATCCTGCTTGCCGTCTTCCGCTGGAAGGCGCTTTCGGCAAAGCGGCCATGGATGAACCTGCTGCGGGGCGCCTTGCATGGCGCAGCCAGCCTGCTCTTCTTCGTCGCGGTCAAATACATGCCGCTCGCGGATGTCTTCGCGATCTATTTCGTGGAACCATTCATGCTGACGGCTCTTTCGGCGCTCTTCCTCGGCGACAAGGTCGGTTGGCGGCGGTGGGCGGCGATCGTCGTCGGCTTCGCAGGTGCGATGATCGTCATCCAGCCGAGCTACGAAATCTTCGGCCTGAAGGCGCTGCTGCCAGTGCTTTGTGCCTTCCTTTTCTCGCTCTATCTCTTCCTTAACCGCGCAATCGGTGAAGCCGATTCGCCGTTAACGATGCAGACCTTGGCCGGAATCGGTGGAATGCTTTTCATGGGGGCCGCGCTCCTGGGCGGAAATGCGCTTTCAATGCCCGATTTCGAAATGTCGCTTCCCTCGTCGGTATTGGGCCTCGTCCTTTTGCTCGTCCTCGGCACCATCTCCGGCTATGCGCATATGCTGATCGTCAGGGCATTCCGCCTTGCGCCGCTGTCGCTGCTTGCCCCGTTCCAATATTTTGAGATCATTTCGGCGACCGTGCTCGGATACGCGCTGTTCAACGATTTTCCCAATTTTTCCAAATGGATCGGCATTTTCATCATCGTCGCGTCCGGCCTCTTCATCATCTGGCGCGAACGGGTTCAGTCAAGATCGCTAAAATCATCGGAAACACCTGCGTAG
- a CDS encoding acetyl/propionyl/methylcrotonyl-CoA carboxylase subunit alpha, translating into MFKKILIANRGEIACRVIKTARRMGIATVAVYSDADRDALHVEMADEAVHIGPAAAAESYLVAEKIIAVCKETGAEAVHPGYGFLSERASFCEALEREGIVFIGPKPKAIRAMGDKIESKKFANAAKVSTVPGYLGVIEDAAHAEMIAGEIGYPVMIKASAGGGGKGMRIAWNEAEVRDGFDRARSEARSSFGDDRVFIEKYIVDPRHIEIQVLADAHGNTVYLGERECSIQRRNQKVVEEAPSPFLDEKTRQAMGKQSVALAKAVDYQSAGTVEFIVDRDRNFYFLEMNTRLQVEHPVTELVTGIDLVEQMIRVAAGETLPISQKDIKLNGWAIESRLYAEDPYRNFLPSIGRLTRYRPPAEGWHGSTIVRNDTGVFEGAEISMYYDPMIAKLCAWAPDRSAAIEAMGQALDGFVVDGIAHNLPFLSALMKHPRWREGRLSTGFIAEEYPDGFAPMAPDQREEALLAAVALSTALIEANRRERHIDRLRASDGNLRKQWVVKIGTDYVPVRLADGLVTIPFDMEMEAAGEKFHVVTDWRPGAPVWNGAIGGRAVTAQIRPVLNGMRIDWQGLAVRATVFTPRHAELDCLMPVKLPPDTSKLLLCPMPGLVISIAVAEGQEVKAGETLAVVEAMKMENVLRAERDLVVGKINAKPGESLAVDAVILEFA; encoded by the coding sequence ATGTTCAAGAAAATTCTGATCGCGAACCGCGGCGAGATCGCTTGCCGCGTGATCAAGACTGCGCGCCGCATGGGTATTGCAACGGTCGCGGTCTATTCGGACGCAGACCGCGATGCCCTTCACGTCGAGATGGCTGATGAGGCAGTGCATATAGGCCCGGCGGCGGCAGCCGAGAGCTATCTCGTCGCCGAAAAGATCATCGCCGTCTGCAAGGAGACCGGCGCGGAAGCTGTTCACCCCGGCTACGGCTTCCTTTCCGAACGGGCCTCCTTTTGCGAGGCCCTCGAAAGGGAGGGCATCGTCTTCATCGGGCCGAAACCGAAGGCCATCAGGGCGATGGGCGACAAGATCGAATCGAAGAAGTTCGCCAATGCCGCCAAGGTTTCAACGGTGCCGGGCTATCTCGGCGTCATCGAGGATGCAGCGCATGCCGAGATGATCGCCGGTGAGATCGGCTATCCCGTGATGATCAAGGCTTCGGCCGGCGGCGGCGGCAAGGGCATGCGTATCGCCTGGAACGAGGCGGAAGTCCGCGACGGTTTCGACCGTGCCCGCTCGGAGGCAAGGAGTTCTTTCGGCGACGATCGCGTCTTCATCGAGAAATACATTGTCGATCCACGCCATATCGAAATCCAGGTGCTGGCGGATGCGCACGGCAATACCGTCTATCTCGGCGAGCGCGAATGCTCGATCCAGCGGCGGAACCAGAAGGTCGTCGAAGAGGCACCCTCGCCTTTCCTCGACGAAAAGACCAGACAGGCGATGGGCAAGCAGTCCGTCGCACTGGCGAAGGCCGTCGATTATCAGAGCGCAGGAACGGTAGAATTCATCGTCGACCGCGACCGCAATTTCTATTTCCTCGAAATGAACACGCGGCTGCAGGTCGAGCATCCGGTGACGGAGCTGGTGACCGGGATCGACCTCGTGGAGCAGATGATCCGGGTTGCCGCGGGCGAAACACTTCCCATCAGCCAGAAGGACATAAAGCTGAATGGCTGGGCGATCGAAAGCCGCCTCTACGCCGAAGATCCCTATCGCAACTTCCTGCCGTCGATCGGCCGCCTGACGCGTTACCGCCCGCCCGCGGAAGGCTGGCACGGCAGCACGATCGTCCGCAACGATACCGGTGTCTTCGAGGGCGCCGAAATCTCGATGTATTACGATCCGATGATCGCCAAGCTTTGCGCTTGGGCGCCGGACCGTTCGGCAGCGATCGAGGCCATGGGCCAGGCACTCGACGGCTTCGTGGTTGACGGCATAGCGCATAATCTGCCGTTCCTCTCGGCATTGATGAAGCATCCGCGCTGGCGCGAGGGCAGACTTTCGACTGGTTTCATTGCCGAGGAATATCCGGACGGCTTTGCGCCGATGGCCCCGGATCAGCGGGAGGAGGCTCTGCTTGCGGCCGTAGCGCTGTCCACAGCGCTGATCGAAGCCAATCGCCGCGAACGCCATATCGACCGATTGCGCGCTTCGGACGGTAATCTTCGCAAGCAATGGGTCGTGAAGATCGGCACGGACTATGTGCCGGTGAGGCTTGCCGATGGACTGGTGACCATCCCGTTCGACATGGAGATGGAAGCAGCGGGAGAAAAGTTCCATGTTGTCACCGATTGGCGACCCGGTGCGCCAGTCTGGAACGGGGCAATCGGCGGACGGGCGGTGACGGCCCAGATCCGGCCGGTTCTGAACGGCATGCGCATCGATTGGCAGGGCCTTGCGGTCCGCGCCACGGTTTTCACGCCGCGCCACGCCGAACTCGATTGCCTGATGCCGGTCAAGCTCCCGCCGGATACCTCGAAGCTGCTGCTTTGCCCGATGCCGGGGCTGGTGATTTCGATCGCCGTCGCGGAAGGCCAGGAGGTAAAGGCCGGCGAGACGCTTGCCGTCGTGGAAGCTATGAAGATGGAAAACGTGCTGCGCGCCGAACGCGATCTGGTCGTCGGCAAGATCAATGCGAAGCCTGGCGAGAGCCTCGCCGTCGATGCCGTGATCCTGGAATTCGCCTGA
- a CDS encoding S-(hydroxymethyl)glutathione dehydrogenase/class III alcohol dehydrogenase, whose translation MDVRAAVAVQAGKPLEVMTVQLEGPRAGEVLVEVKATGICHTDDFTLSGADPEGLFPAILGHEGAGIVVDVGPGVTSVKKGDHVIPLYTPECRECPSCLSRKTNLCTAIRATQGQGLMPDGTSRFSIGKDKIHHYMGCSTFANYTVLPEIAVAKVNADAPFDKICYIGCGVTTGIGAVINTAKVEIGATAIVFGLGGIGLNVIQGLKLAGADMIIGVDINNDRKVWGEKFGMTHFVNPKEVGDDIVPYLVNMTKRGADQIGGADYTFDCTGNTKVMRQALEASHRGWGKSVVIGVAGAGQEISTRPFQLVTGRSWMGTAFGGARGRTDVPKIVDWYMEGKIEIDPMITHTMPLEDINKGFELMHSGQSIRGVVLY comes from the coding sequence ATGGATGTTCGCGCCGCCGTTGCCGTTCAGGCTGGAAAACCGCTGGAAGTCATGACCGTGCAGCTGGAAGGCCCGCGGGCCGGCGAGGTTCTGGTCGAGGTCAAGGCGACCGGCATCTGCCACACGGACGATTTCACGCTGTCTGGCGCCGATCCGGAGGGCCTGTTTCCGGCAATCCTCGGCCATGAGGGTGCCGGCATCGTCGTCGATGTCGGACCGGGCGTCACTTCGGTCAAGAAGGGCGACCACGTCATTCCGCTCTATACGCCGGAATGCCGTGAATGCCCGTCCTGCCTGTCGCGCAAGACCAATCTCTGCACGGCGATCCGCGCCACCCAGGGCCAGGGCCTGATGCCGGACGGCACGTCGCGCTTTTCGATCGGCAAGGACAAGATCCATCACTACATGGGCTGCTCGACCTTTGCCAATTACACGGTGCTGCCCGAGATCGCCGTTGCCAAGGTCAATGCGGACGCCCCCTTCGACAAGATCTGCTACATCGGCTGCGGCGTCACCACCGGCATCGGCGCCGTCATCAACACCGCCAAGGTGGAGATCGGCGCAACGGCGATCGTCTTTGGCCTCGGCGGCATCGGCCTCAACGTCATCCAGGGCCTGAAGCTTGCCGGCGCCGACATGATCATCGGTGTCGACATCAACAATGACCGCAAGGTGTGGGGCGAAAAGTTTGGCATGACGCATTTCGTCAATCCGAAGGAGGTCGGCGACGACATCGTGCCCTATCTCGTCAACATGACGAAGCGCGGCGCCGACCAGATCGGCGGCGCCGACTACACCTTCGACTGCACCGGCAACACCAAGGTGATGCGCCAGGCGCTGGAAGCCAGCCATCGCGGCTGGGGCAAGTCGGTCGTCATCGGGGTGGCCGGTGCCGGCCAGGAAATCTCCACCCGCCCGTTCCAGCTGGTCACCGGCCGCAGCTGGATGGGCACCGCCTTTGGCGGCGCGCGTGGCCGCACCGACGTGCCGAAGATCGTCGACTGGTACATGGAAGGCAAGATCGAGATCGATCCGATGATCACCCATACGATGCCGCTCGAAGACATCAACAAGGGCTTCGAACTCATGCATTCCGGTCAAAGCATCCGGGGCGTGGTGCTGTATTGA
- a CDS encoding YaiI/YqxD family protein, whose protein sequence is MPQIYVDADACPVKPEILKVAERHGIEVTFVANSGLRPSRDPMVRNVIVSNAFDAADNWIAEHATNSDVVVTADVPLAVRCVAGGSLVCGPTGRVFDDTNIGMASAMRDLGAHLRETGESKGYNAAFSPKDRSRFLETFDRLCRRAKAAAPGTGDQK, encoded by the coding sequence ATGCCGCAAATATATGTCGATGCAGACGCCTGCCCCGTGAAGCCGGAAATCCTGAAGGTTGCCGAACGCCACGGCATCGAGGTGACCTTCGTCGCCAATTCCGGCCTGCGGCCCTCACGTGATCCTATGGTCCGTAACGTCATCGTCTCCAATGCCTTCGATGCCGCCGACAACTGGATTGCGGAACACGCAACCAACAGCGACGTTGTGGTGACTGCGGACGTGCCGCTCGCCGTGCGGTGCGTTGCGGGTGGTTCACTGGTGTGCGGCCCCACCGGGCGCGTTTTCGACGACACAAATATCGGCATGGCGAGCGCCATGCGCGATCTCGGCGCGCACCTGCGGGAAACCGGCGAAAGCAAGGGCTACAACGCCGCCTTCAGCCCGAAGGACCGTTCGCGGTTCCTCGAAACCTTCGACCGGCTTTGCCGTCGCGCCAAGGCGGCAGCCCCAGGAACGGGAGATCAAAAATGA
- the fghA gene encoding S-formylglutathione hydrolase — translation MNIISQATAFGGMQGVYSHESEACKCEMTFAVFAPPKAIKEPCPVLWYLSGLTCTHANVMEKGEYRRMAAELGLIIVCPDTSPRGNDIPDELTNWQMGKGAGFYLDATEEPWAENYRMYTYITEELPALVAKQFRIDMSRQGIFGHSMGGHGALTIALRNPDRFRSCSAFAPIVEPSTADWSAPAFEKYLGSDRAAWRKYDACALVSDGARFPEFLIDQGKADGFLDNGLRPWLFEEAIKDTDIKLTLRLHERYDHSYYFISTFMDNHLRWHAERLG, via the coding sequence ATGAACATCATTTCCCAGGCGACCGCCTTCGGAGGCATGCAGGGCGTGTATTCGCACGAATCCGAAGCCTGCAAATGCGAGATGACCTTCGCAGTCTTTGCGCCGCCGAAGGCCATCAAGGAGCCCTGCCCAGTTCTCTGGTATCTTTCCGGGCTGACCTGCACGCACGCCAACGTCATGGAAAAAGGCGAGTACCGGCGCATGGCGGCCGAGCTCGGCCTGATCATCGTCTGCCCGGACACAAGCCCACGCGGCAATGATATTCCCGACGAGCTCACCAACTGGCAGATGGGCAAAGGCGCGGGCTTCTACCTTGATGCCACCGAAGAGCCCTGGGCAGAAAACTATCGGATGTACACCTACATCACCGAGGAGCTGCCGGCCCTCGTCGCCAAGCAATTTCGCATCGACATGAGCCGCCAGGGCATCTTCGGCCATTCAATGGGCGGTCATGGGGCACTGACGATCGCATTGAGGAACCCGGACCGCTTCAGGAGCTGCTCGGCCTTCGCGCCGATCGTCGAGCCGTCGACCGCCGATTGGTCGGCGCCGGCATTTGAAAAGTATCTAGGTTCCGATCGCGCGGCCTGGCGCAAGTACGACGCATGCGCCTTGGTAAGCGACGGCGCACGCTTCCCGGAATTTCTGATCGATCAGGGTAAGGCTGACGGCTTCCTCGACAACGGCCTTAGGCCGTGGCTTTTCGAAGAGGCGATCAAGGACACGGATATCAAGCTCACGCTGCGGCTGCATGAGCGCTACGACCACTCTTACTATTTCATCTCCACCTTCATGGATAATCACCTGAGGTGGCACGCCGAGCGGCTTGGATAA
- the sugE gene encoding quaternary ammonium compound efflux SMR transporter SugE yields the protein MAWFLLFLAGLFECGWAIGLKYTDGFTRPMPTVLTVISMVISIVLLGLAVKTLPIGTAYAVWTGIGTVGTVLLGIWLLGDPVTAARLGCIALIIAGIVGLKLTV from the coding sequence ATGGCTTGGTTTCTGCTGTTTCTTGCAGGTCTTTTTGAATGTGGCTGGGCAATCGGTTTGAAATACACCGATGGCTTCACGCGGCCCATGCCGACGGTCCTGACCGTCATTTCCATGGTGATCAGCATCGTGCTGCTCGGTCTGGCGGTCAAAACGCTGCCGATCGGCACAGCCTATGCGGTCTGGACCGGAATTGGCACCGTCGGAACGGTGCTGCTCGGCATCTGGCTGCTTGGCGACCCCGTCACCGCGGCCCGCCTCGGCTGCATCGCACTCATCATCGCCGGCATTGTCGGACTTAAGCTCACTGTATGA
- a CDS encoding DoxX family protein: protein MSGFERLSAYQPYALAALRIITALLFIEHGTMKLFEFPIPQGEGGPLPPLMLVAALLEFVGGLAILVGFLTRPIAFILSGQMAVAYFMAHVPMGFYPAVNQGESAILYCFVFLFLVFAGAGAFSVDKRNA, encoded by the coding sequence ATGTCCGGTTTCGAACGTCTCAGCGCCTATCAACCCTACGCGCTGGCCGCTCTTAGGATCATCACTGCGCTTCTGTTCATCGAGCACGGCACGATGAAGTTGTTTGAATTCCCGATCCCGCAAGGAGAGGGCGGCCCGCTTCCGCCGCTCATGCTCGTGGCGGCGCTTCTGGAATTCGTCGGCGGACTGGCAATTCTCGTCGGTTTCCTGACACGTCCGATCGCGTTCATCCTGAGCGGCCAGATGGCTGTTGCCTATTTCATGGCGCATGTGCCGATGGGTTTCTACCCGGCCGTCAATCAGGGCGAATCGGCGATCCTCTACTGCTTCGTCTTCCTGTTCCTGGTTTTCGCCGGTGCAGGCGCCTTTTCGGTCGACAAGCGCAACGCCTGA